Below is a window of Picosynechococcus sp. PCC 7002 DNA.
AAAACCCAGCCCCGAAATTATCCAAAGTTACCTCGCGGCCTATTTTGGCGATCGCCTGCCAGAAAATGTCCTCACCCAGGTCGCCCAGGGAGAGCAGGAAATTACTTGCAATCAACCGGAACTTTTGGCAGAAGCACGGGAAATTGGCGATCGCCTCTTGCAAACGGACGACGAAATGACCAATTTGCTTAAGGGTTTGAACGGCGAATATATTCCCCCGGCCCCTGGGGGCGATCTGCTGCGGGATGGTCTGGGCGTTTTACCCACCGGACGCAATATCCATGCCCTCGATCCCTACCGGATGCCTTCTCCGGCGGCCTATGCTCGCGGTCGGGAAATTGGCAAAAAAATCATCCAGCAACACCTTGAGGAAACGGGCAATTATCCAGAAACGGTGGCGGTGATGCTCTGGGGTTTGGATGCTATTAAAACAAAGGGAGAATCCTTGGGGATTCTGCTGGAGTTGGTGGGGGCAGAACCGATTAAGGAAGGGACGGGGCGCATTGTCCGCTATGAATTATTGCCCCTGGCAGTCGTCGGCCACCCTCGCATTGATATTTTGGCGAATCTGTCGGGCATTTTCCGGGATAGTTTTGTCAACATCATTGAACTACTCGATGATTTGTTCCACCGGGCCGCCACCGTAGACGAAGATCCTGCCCAAAACTTTATCCGCAAACACAGTCTCGAACTCCAGGCTGAAGGAGTCGAAAATACCACCGCCCGCTTGTTTTCCAATCCTGCCGGGGATTTTGGCTCCCTGGTGAATGATCAAATCGTCGAAGGCAACTGGGACAACAGCGATGAACTGGCGAAAACCTGGGAAGGCCGCAATCAATACAGCTATGGCCGCAATGATAAGGGTCAGGCACGCCCGGAGGTCTTGAAAAAATTACTCCAAACAGGCGATCGCCTTGTGCAAGAAATTGACTCGGTAGAATATGGTCTCACAGATATCCAGGAATATTACGCCAATACCGGGGGTCTGAAAAAAGCAGCGGAAAATGCCAGCGGCAAGACGGTGACAGCCAGCTTTGTGGAAAGTTTCTCAAAAGATACAACGCCTCGCAAATTAGAATCAGTCCTGCGCATGGAGTACCGTTCAAAACTGCTCAACCCCAAGTGGGCTGAGGCGATGGCCGATCAGGGGTCTGGGGGAGCCTATGAAATTTCCCAGCGAATGACAGCTTTAATCGGTTGGGGTGGCACAGTCGATTTCCAGGATCAATGGGTCTATGACCAAGCCGCAGAGACCTATGCCCTCGATGCAACGATGGCGCAAAAATTGCGAGATGCGAACCCCGAAGCTTTTCGGAATATTGTCGGGCGGATGTTGGAAGCCCATGGGCGCGGTTTCTGGGAAGCTTCCGATGAAAAATTGCAAAAACTAAGTGATCTTTATGACCTTACGGACGATGTTTTAGAAGGAATTACAACTTAATTGAGACAAGATTTCAAAGATTTGTAAGAAACTTAATCCCTTAAGATTTAGGGTGTTGATCATAGACATAGAAATTAGTACACGCTTTTTATGAATCATTCAGCTCCCCCAGTACCTACTTTTGATGCTTTGCTGGTTCCTACTGTTCAAGCTCTGCAAACATTAGGAGGCTCTGGCACCATTGAAGAAATTTATGAACAGGTCATCCAGTTATTAAATCTGCCAGATCAGATTCTTGAAATTATTCATGTAAACACATCCCAGAGTGAAGTCGAATATAGACTGGCATGGAGTCGGACTTATCTAAAAAAATATGGTCTTTTAGAAAATTCAGCACGGGGCGTTTGGTCTTTAACCTCAACGACGATCAACCCCGACGATCTCGATCCTAGGGAAGTTGTTAGGTTTGTTCGAGAAGTAGACAAGAAGAATAAAGCCTCGATAGATTTACCAAACCAATCAACTGAAACTACGGAAAATTTAGATGAAAGCACTTGGCATCAACAGCTTCACGAAATTCTTTTGTCATTAGACCCCGCCGCCTTCGAGCGATTAGCTCAACGGTTGCTGCGTGAGTCTGGTTTTATTCAGGTACAAGTTACAGGTAAATCAGGGGATGGGGGAATTGATGGGGTCGGCATTGCAAGAATTAATGGATTTCTGAGTTTTCATGTACTCTTTCAATGCAAGCGCTATCAAGGCTCAGTGACGGCAAGTCAAATCCGAGATTTCCGAGGCGCAATGCAAGGGAGAACTGATAAAGGCTTGATGATTACAACAGGAACTTTTACGCGAGACGCAATCAAAGAAGCAACTCGTGATGGTGCACCGCCCATTGATTTAATAGATGGTGAGCAGTTAGTTCAACGACTTAAAGAACTTGGCCTAGGGGTCAAAATCAATTTGATTGAGTCAGTCGATGTTGATGCCGAGTGGTTTACCAAGATTTGATTAGTTTGGTACATAAATTCTGAATCCCTCAAAAATATTTTTGAAGGGCGATCGCCCCATTTTGGCCACCAAACCCAAAGCTAAAACAAAGAGCATTTCGGAGTGGAGTATTCTGGGCTTTCATGACGAAATTTAAGTCAAATTCTGATTGTTCTAAGCCTACACAGGGAAAAAGCCGTTGCTCCCGCAACATTAACAGCGAGAACGCAACCCCCAAAGCTCCCGATGCGCCGAGGGTGTGACCCGTTGCCCCTTTACTACCACTGACAAAAGGACGGTGGGGAAATAGCATTTCGATCATCGTTGCTTCGGCTTGATCATTTAAACGGGTACTGGTGCCGTGGGGATGAATGTGATCTATATTTTCGGGTTCCAGGCCAGCCCAATCTAAACATTGGGCGATCGCCTTCATTGCGACCTGATAATTACCTTGGGGCGCGCTCATGTGGTGGGCATCACAGGTAAAACTCCAGCCAAGGATTTCGCCGTAAATTTTGGCGTTTCGTTGCTGGGCCGATTCTAGGGTTTCGAGCAGAAAGATCGCCCCCCCTTCCCCTAAAACCAAACCTTCTCGCCGTTGGTCAAAGGGAAAACAGCCCGTCGTCGCCAAAGCCCCCATTTTCTGGAACCCCGTAATACTCAAAGGCGTGACGGGAGATTCCACTGCTCCGGCTAACACCTGTGGGCGATCGCCCCGTTGCAAAAGTTCAAAGCCCTGGGCGATCGCCCATAATCCGGTGGTACAAGCCCCCATCGGTGCTAAAACTGGCCCTTGGGAGCCGACTTGCTGGGCCGTGGCGATCGCCAATTGGTTGGGTAAATAAGTTAACCAATTCTCTAATCCCCTCTGATGTCCTTGTTGGTCGTCGTACCGCAGCTTTTCCCACTGCCCCTGAAAGCCCCGACTGGAGCCGATCACAATCCCGCAATGTTCTAAAGGCGGTTCTAGGCCAGCATCTACGAGGGTCGCCTCAACGAGCGATCGCCGCAAAATTTCTAAATCTATAGGTTCTTTCCCCAACATCGCCACCGGAATAACGGGTAAATCCCGAAACGGTTGCCGCAATTGGATCGCGCTTTCTCCCCGTTGTAATTTTTGCCAAGCCTGGTGGCGATCGCCCAGGGCACAGCGTAAACCCAGGCCCGTTATCACTACCCGCACCATATCAATATCCCGTCACTAAGCATCAAAAATTTTGCGTCAGCCTGTCGATTTCTGGCGATCGCCGTTACCGTAGGATGTTGCAACCGATTATTCTCACCAAGGAAACTTACCACCGTGCCCAATCCTCCCCTGATCATTGTGCGCCACATCTTCCTGTTCGGACAAGCGGTTTCTTTGCCGGCCAATGCCTTTACCGGATTGGTGAATACTTTAATTTTGTTGCTGTTGGTGGCGACGGTCGTGGCACTGGTGACCCGCTGGCTCAGGATTCCCTACGTGATTGGTCTGGTGCTGGCAGGGTTGTTGATCCCCAAACAAATTCTCTCCGATGCCATTGGCTTGAATCCTGAGGTTATTCTCAATTTATTCTTGCCGATTCTAATTTTTGAGGCGGCGATCAATACTGATATCAGTCGTTTGCGCAGCACCATTAAACCGATTGCCCTTTTAGCGGGGCCTGGGGTGCTTTTGGCGGCGACGATCACCGCTTTTTTCCTGAAGGTCAGTTTAGATTTAGCTTGGCTAACGGCCTGTGCGGTGGGCGTGATCCTCACGATTACAGATACGGTGTCGGTGATTGCGGCCTTTCGGACGGTGCCAGTACCGGGGCGACTGGCGACCATTGTGGAAGGGGAAAGTTTGTTTAACGATGGGATTGCCCTTGTTCTACTGAATATTGTGACCACCATTCATCTGCAAGGCTCGTTTAGCGTCGGGGAAGGGGTTGAACAAATTTTAATTGCCTTTGTGGGGGGTGGCTTGCTGGGCCTGGGTCTGGGTTATTTGTGCATTGGTCTGTTCCGGCAATTGGATGATCCCCTCAGTAATATTTTGTTGACGGTGGCGGTCTCCCTGGGCACCTTTCAAATTGGTCAGGCCCTAGGGGTTTCTAGTGCGATCGCCGTGTTGATCGCGGGACTTTTGATCGGCAACGTGGCGCTGCGAGAATGTTCCGGTTCCGTGACGATTACGCTCCTGAATTTCTGGGAATATGCGGGATTTGGAGTGAATACCTTCATTTTTTTGTTTGTGGGGATTGAGGTCGCCCCTTTATCGTTGTTACAGACAATTCCGGCGGCTTTACTGGCGGTGGTGGCCTATCAAGTGGGGCGAATTTGTTCGATTTATCCTCTGCTGTCGGTGCTGAAATTTTTTGACCGTCCCTTGCCCCTCCGCTGGCAGCACGTACTCATTTTCGGTAATGTCAAAGGCTCTTTATCCATGGCCCTCGCCCTCGGCTTGCCTTTAACCCTCCAGGGGCGATCGCAGGTGATTACCCTCGTGTTTAGTACCGTCCTAGTTTCCCTGATTGGTCAAGGTTTGAGCTTGCCTTGGTTCGTGAAAAAGCTCCAACTCGCCAAGCCTTCCCCCGTCCGCCAACACCTCGAAAATTTGCAACTCAATCTAATCGCCGCCAAATCTGCCCAGGAAGAACTCAAGGAACTGTTGCAGAGTGGCAGTTTGCCGAAATTTCTCTACGAAGAACTCTTTGCCAGTTACCAAGCCCGCATTGCCAACGCCGAGGAAGAGTTACGGGGACTTTATAATCAACGCCTCACCCAAAAGTTAAGCCAGTTTGAGAACCAAGCTTATTTAGAAGGCTTGCGCCATCGCCTCTTTCTCGCGGAAAAAAGTGCCATTAACGAAGCAATTCTCAAGGGCTTAATTAGTGATGAGACGGCCCGGCCGTACTTACAGGAGTTAAACCAAAAAATTCTGGCCCTGCGAGATCCCTAGGCAACACATAACCCCATAAAGTCCACTAATTGGTGTACCAGTTCTGGTTTGGTGACAGCTAGGATTGTCGAACCGCTTTCTAGGAGTGTACTGCCGTTGGGGATTTGTAATTCTTCGTGGGGGTGCGCTTGGTAGCCAATCACCAATGTCCCGGCAGGAAACCGATGATCCTGGGCTAATTCCGCGACGCTCCGGCCAACAATGGCGCAATTTTCAGGAATCGAGAGCTTTAAAACTTCGATTTGACCCTGCTCAAAATGCATCATCGCATCGACTTCGGGATATTCGATGGCATTGACCACGCGATTGAGGGCCAGTTCTGTGGTGCTGATAATGTGGGTTGCCCCCGCGAGTTTGTAGGGCTCGATAAAGTCGCGATCGCGCATCCGGACAATGATTTGCGGGACACCATAGTGTTTGCAGAGAGTTACCAAGGCCAGATTGAGAGCATCGTCTCGGAGCGTGGCAATGACGGCGTTGGCTTTGCGGATGCCAGCTTCGATGAGGACACTGGTTTTAACGGCACTTCCTTCAAAGGCCATGACACCAATTTTTTCGCGGGCATCCTGACAGGCGGCGGCATCGGTATCAATGATCGCCACGGTGTGGTTCATCCGCTGGAGGGTTTTGGCGAGATCTCGTCCCATCATCCCGGCACCACCGATTAAAACGTACATGGGGTTTCTCCTTGGTAACTGGAAAAAAGGCGATCGCCTTTTGCCTTGATCATGAAGAGTTCTGACAGCGATCGCAATGGCCACAGCGGAAGTCTTTGGCCTGGTCATGGAAACCAAAACTGTCGATTAAAAATTGCCAGCGGCAGGTTTTTTGTCGCCAAAAGGTTTGTAGCTGGCGAACGGCGTGGATTTGTTGCTGTCTCAGAATCGTGAAGGCTTTCGGATCTAAGGTTGGCTGACGTTCGTAGGTAAACGGATCCCGCCAGCGGAGTTGCCCGGTGCTGTGTAAAATCCCTAGGCTTAATTCTGCCTGGTGATCGAGTTCTAAAATGCTGCCCTGGAGAGGTAGGGTCTGGGCCAATTTTGCGGCGTGGCGGATCTGCTTTTGGAGATTTTGTTGAAAAAAGCGCGTGCGATTTTTATCCTCCGGGTTTAAAAGGCCCGTGGGTTCACTGACCAAACTTAGGGCTGTGCTTTTTTTACCGTCGCGGCCGGCACGACCAATTTCCTGGAGATACTCCGCCAGCAGACTAGGGGGATGGTAGTGAAGAATCCAGCGCACATCAGCTTTATCAATACCCATCCCAAAGGCGTTAGTACAAACGACAAATTGCAAGCGCCCCGTTTGCCAATCTTTTTCCTGTTGGCGGCGATCGCCTGGACTAAGACCCGCATGGTAGGCCGCTGTCTGATAATTTTGTTGCCCCAGGGTCATGGCTAGGGTTTCCGCCTCCCGCCGCGACCGGACGTAAATCAACCCCGACGCCTTGGCATTGGTTTGTAGCAATCGGTGCAACTGGTCTCGTTTGCCCTTGGGACTCCAAACGGTGCGGCTCGCTAACTGTAAATTGGGGCGATAGGGACTCTGGACAAATTTTTTGGGACTCTTGAGCTGGAGGGTTTGGCTGATACTCTTCTGGGCTTGGGGATCAGCGGTGGCGGTAAAGGCGGCGATCGCCATTTTTGTGCCTTTGGGTTTGTGGCGCAGTAAGGCGGGACGGACAGCCCCTAAGCGGCGATAGGCCGGACGAAAGGTATCTCCCCACTGCACCAGACAATGGGCTTCATCGAGGATTAAAGCATTCACCTTGAGCTGGGGTTGAATCAAAATTTCCCAAACCGGGGGACTTAAAAGAGTTTCTGGCGATAGATAAAGCAAGCGCAACTGATTTTTTGCTACTGCCTGCAAGGTTTGCCGCCGCTCTAATTTGGACAACTGACTGTGGAGGAGTCGGGCCGAGAGTCGTTTTTCCTGGAGAGCTTGCACCTGATTTTCCATGAGGGCCACCAGGGGAGAAACCACTAGAGTCAGGCCCGTTTGTAGAATTGCTGGCAGTTGAAAACAAATGGATTTGCCGCCGCCGGTGGGCATGATAATGAGAGCATCCTGTCCGGCGAGTAAACTGCGAACAATTTGATCCTGGGGCGGCCGAAAATCGTCATAGCCCCAAATTTGCTGGAAAGTGTGCTGCACCTGCGCCCAAGTCTGTGTCATTTTCCCGTGAGATTCTCGCTACACCGTTTATTTTCAAGGCGAAACCCGTACAATAGTGGAGTTTTGCGAACCTTTAAGAATCTACAAAAGCAATGCCCACTGCTACTCTGCTAGTGTCCTGTCCGGATCAACAAGGTCTGGTTGCGAAAATTGCCAACTTTATCTACGCCAATGGCGGCAATATTATCCACGCCGATCAACATACGGATCTCAGTGCTGGTTTATTTCTAACGCGCATCGAGTGGGAGCTAGACGGATTCAACCTGCCACGGGAAGTGATTGAACCCGCTTTTGGGGCGATCGCCAAACCGTTGGGGGCGACCTACAGCTTACATTTTTCTGATCAGGTTCCCCGGCTGGCCATTTGGGTCACCAAACAGGATCACTGTTTGCTGGATCTGCTCTGGCGACAACAGGCAAAAGAACTCAAAGCAGAGATTCCCCTAATCATCAGCAATCACCAGGAACTAGAGGCGATCGCCCAGCAATTTAAGATTGATTTTCACCACATTCCGATCACCAAAGCCACAAAAGCAGAACAAGAAGCAAAACAATTGGCCCTGTTGCAAGAATACAACATCGATCTGGTGATCCTCGCCAAATATATGCAGGTGCTTAGTCCAGATTTTCTTGGCAAGTTTAACCAGGTGATCAATATCCACCATTCCTTTTTACCAGCCTTTGCAGGGGCGAAACCCTACCACCGCGCCTACGACCGGGGTGTAAAAATCATTGGTGCCACGGCCCACTACGTCACCCAGGATCTCGACGAAGGGCCGATTATCGAACAGGATGTGGTGCGGGTCAGCCACCGGGATGACGTGAAAGATCTAATTCGCAAAGGCAAAGATTTAGAACGTATCGTTTTATCCCGCGCCGTCCGCCTCCACCTGCAACATCGCGTTTTAGTTTACGGCAACCGCACCGCCGTCTTCGCCTAAAATCCTCCCTTGAGGGAGGTGGCCGATAGGCCAGAGGGTGTATGTCCCTTAAGGGAGGTGGCGCAGCTTAAGATTTCCCCTTGAGGGGAACTAAAGGGGTGTATAGGGTTTGCACCTGGGTAATCGGTAACCGGGAGGCCACGGGCAAATCTAGCCGGGAGCGATCGCCTTTCTGGAAATGTTCCGCCGCCGCACAGGCAATCATCGCCGCATTATCCGTACAGAACTTGAGGGGCGGGAAATAAACCTGAATCCCTGCTTCCGCTGCCGCTGCAGTCAAAATCTGCCGTAAACCACTGTTTGCTGCCACACCACCACCGACCACAATGGTTTGCAGTTGGCGATCGCCCGCACACCGTACTGCCCGTTTCGTCAAAGCCTGGGCAACGGTGTATTGAAAACTGGCCGCAATATCTGCTACAGGCACGGCTTTCCCCTGGGTTTCAAATTGCTGCACCAAACGCAGCACCGCCGTTTTTAGACCACTAAAACTGCAATCGTAGGGATGGTAACCCCCGCCAGGTAAGGAAATTCTCCCCTCTGGCAACTTAAAGGCCTGGGGATCACCTGTTTTGGCCAGGCGATCAATCACTGGCCCCCCCGGATAACCCACCCTCAACAGCCGCGCCACCTTATCAAAGGCTTCTCCAGCCGCATCATCACGGGTTTCCCCCAACAGTTTATATTCCCCACAACCGCGCACCTCAATGAAGCTCGTGTGCCCCCCAGAAACTAAGAGGCAGAGAAAGGGCGGTTCTAGCTCCGGTTGGCTGAGATAGCTGGCATAAATGTGTCCCTCTAGGTGATGAACGCCAATAAAAGGCTTGTTATGAATCATCGCTAGAGTTTTTCCGGCGGCCGCTCCCAACAACAAAGCCCCCACTAAGCCCGGCGCACAGGTCGTGGCGATCGCCTCAATTTCAGACCAGCTCAACCCCGACTGCTCAAAGGCCGTGTCAATACAAGCATTGATACTTTCTAAATGGTGCCGCGATGCCACCTCTGGCACAACGCCGCCAAATTCCCGATGAATGTCGATTTGTGAAGCAACCACATTGCCAAGAACTTTACGATTATTAACAATTGCAACGGCAGTTTCATCACAACTTGTTTCGATTGCTAAAACAATGCTCATATATCGGTATAACTTAGATTTAAGTTAACAACTTTAACCTTTTTTGCCTTTACTCGATACGCTGGTCACAGTAATATTGCTTCCAAAGTACAAATGGATTGGCGTATCTTTTGTACAAAAAACTTAATTATTTTGTAACAAAAGGAAACAAACTTATGCAACGTTTCGTAGCTGTTGTTTGCGCCTTTGCTCTCTCTTTAACTTTGTGGCTGGGTTTTGCTTCCCCCGTGAAAGCAGATTCTTTGTCTCACTTAACCCCCTGTAGTGAGTCCGCCGCTTATAAACAAAGAGCAAAGAACTTCCGCAACACCACCGCAGACCCGAACTCCGGTCAAAACCGTGCCGCTGCTTACTCTGAAGCCCTCTGTGGCCCCGAAGGTTTGCCCCACCTTATCGTGGACGGCCGTCTTGATCATGCCGGTGAATTTTTAATTCCAAGTCTTCTCTTTCTCTACATTGCTGGTTGGATCGGCTGGGCTGGTCGCGCTTATCTGATCGCAGTCCGTGATGAAAAAGATGCGGCAATGCAAGAAGTCATCATCAATGTCCCCCGGGCGTTTAGTTTGATGTTGGCTGGTTTTGCTTGGCCTTTGGCTGCTCTGAAAGAATTTACTTCCGGTGAGCTAGTCGTGAAGGATGCGGATGTCCCCATCTCTCCTCGCTAGGTTTTCATTTTTAAGTATTTATCATTCTTTTTGGAGTAAATAAATGGATAAGTTCTTATCTTCTGCGCCGGTGTTGTTGACCGCAATGATGGTTTTTACGGCCGGACTATTAATTGAGTTCAACCGTTTCTTCCCTGATCTTTTATTCCACCCGTAGGTTCAAATAAAACATCACTGGGATTTTGGTTTTAATAATCTAATAAAACAACAGCACTGGGAATAGTCTCAGTGCTTTTTTAATTGGTTCGACTTGATTTTTTTTGACTTTGTAGCGGCAGAAAGGCAATCAAGGAAATTGACCCGAATCGAATTAGAAGAAAGCCGTCATTTTGGCTACTTTGTGAAAATATGATGCTCGTAAATAAAGACTTAAAAAACTGGAAAATCATCGATAATTTTAACTATGAAATGAAGAGTTTCCAAGTAAATCAGGCCGGATAAATTAATCAAAAGTACAGAAAATCTTCTCCCTATTTTCAAGGAGAAACTTTATCTGTTGAGCACTAATTTTAAAGTTTAGTTTGTTGCCTTTGCGCCAATTTTAGGTTCGGTACCAGCGATGATTCTTTGGATATTACTGCGATGGCGCACAATGACATAAATACCAGCGATCGCCCCAAAGAGAATGTAGGGGAGGGGCTGCTGTAAAACAATCATCAAAAGCATCACGGCGATCGCCCCACTGATTGAACTCAGGGAAACGATTTGGGTTAAAGTAATTGCCGCTGCAAAGGTGACGATGGTGCCCAGGGCCACCCAAGGAGCCATAATCAAAAGGACGCCGATGCTGGTAGCAACGGATTTGCCGCCGTTAAAGCCGATGAAAATCGATTTGCTGTGGCCCAAGACAGCGGCGATCGCCACGGCCATGGTGAGCCAGTATTGGTCATAGTTGGCAGGAAAAGCGATCCATTCGGGGTGGGTATAAAGCAGCTTAAAAAATAAGATCGCCGCAACGCCCTTGAGCGCATCGAAGAGCAACACCGTGATCCCCGCTTTTTTACCGAGGGTTCTGAGGACGTTGGTCGCCCCTGTGGAACGGGAACCATAATCGCGGATATCAATTCCCTTGAGCCACTTGCCAGCTAGGTAGCCCGTGGGAATAGCGCCCAATAAATAGGCTACTCCGATGCAAAAGGGGGCGATCGCCAACGAAAGATTCATAACCCATTACTCCGATGCAGAAAACACGTGCGAAAACTTAGAAAAAGTAAGAAGAATCGGACTGGGGTTCCGGCGCAAATGCAAGCCACAACGGGTATTGCAGCAACGACAGATTAATATTGTCCTCAGCCTCATCAATAATGATTAGCGGTAGTCTATCATCTTCTACGAGTCGATCCGCCTTTTGGACGAGGGCATCGGGACTTTCAAATAAAATGACCCCAGAGTTTGGCCCGAAGTCACTGCGGGAGATGCCTAAACAGTCCTGTAAGCCCCGCCGCCATTCGCCGAGTCGTTCTGGGGTATTAGCCAAAATCAAGGCCCGGAGGCGATCGCCATAGAGACTGTAGAGCACCGATAAACTGGCCGAAGCCACAAGAATATTTTGCAGACGGCTACCCATGCTTCGGATCGCGCCCCGTCCGCCTTGGTCAAAGAACCATTTCTTCACCCGTTCGCTATGGATCGGCTCAAAGGTGCGACGCAGTTGCCAAGGGGGGCCATAGTAGTCCGGCGACATCCGGTATTGATCCAGCATTTCCTGGATTCGACGCGCCTTAGCTGCAAAACTTTGCTCCGAAAACTGGGGTGGAGTTAATTTTTGAGGAGGAGGCTCCGGGGTTGGTACTGGTGACGGTGCCGCAGACCAATCTTGATCAAAGCTGGGTAAGTCTAACTGCTCGGCGGCGATCGCCAAATCCTGCAAGCTCCCGATGAGATAGTCCTTAAACCCTTGCACCCGCACGGCAATTTCTTGGGACGTACCCGCAAAGGTGGTGCGCATTTCCTCACGGATTTTGTCC
It encodes the following:
- a CDS encoding DUF3086 domain-containing protein, producing MSSDPQQDRPKLDLQPTPKEPLNLPSEASGTEPDASASTPAPDQTPETTTDSTDLEKLQAEKAALLAEIAELKAEKEALLQTETGDLQVQLERLMATGLQTLEDRQASLQKSVAQLERRRDKIREEMRTTFAGTSQEIAVRVQGFKDYLIGSLQDLAIAAEQLDLPSFDQDWSAAPSPVPTPEPPPQKLTPPQFSEQSFAAKARRIQEMLDQYRMSPDYYGPPWQLRRTFEPIHSERVKKWFFDQGGRGAIRSMGSRLQNILVASASLSVLYSLYGDRLRALILANTPERLGEWRRGLQDCLGISRSDFGPNSGVILFESPDALVQKADRLVEDDRLPLIIIDEAEDNINLSLLQYPLWLAFAPEPQSDSSYFF